A region of the Microcystis aeruginosa FD4 genome:
AGTGGCGTACAGGTCTTACCCGATCACATTAATTGTCTCGAATCATTACAATGGCTGGCTCAAGAAGTACGAGAAGCCAAAGGAGAAGCTGTAATCATGCAGGTAGAACAGTTTGATGGCATCAGTCAGGAAAGCCTGATCAATAAATTTCGAGAAATTCGCCGAGAAGACTATGCCGAACTGGCTAGAAAAATTAGTGAATTAGAAAACAATATTAGTGTCAAAGACTTAAATCAGGATTATTCTTCCATTCGTGAAACCCTAGAAAAACTCTACAAACAATATGGTGAAATTCAAGGAATTGACTTTTTTGATTGTCCTGAGCAGGAACAAGTTTCTCTGCGCCTCAAGCAAGTAAGCCAAACTTTGCTCTCTTCAAGTCCGATGGTTTCTATTACTCCTCAAGATATTAATACTTATCGAAATGTCCAATGGGTTACTCGTCCACAACCGCACGTAGATCGTTTAGCTTGTGTTTGGCTTATCCGGCGATTTATTAATTCAGAGGCAACTATTAAATACAGTAAAAAAGCAAAAGTAGATGAAATTCCCTTTGACATGAACGTTGGCTATTTCCAACATCAAGGCAATCTTTGTACTTTTGAAGTAATGGTAAAATCCTTTGGAATCACGGAAGATACTGGTTTACAGAAGTTGGGAGAAATTGTCCATGAAATTGATCTCCGTGATGGATTATATTTACACCCACAAATCCCAGGAATTGATACTTTATTGCGGGGTTGGTTACTCGCTGGTTGGACTGATACTGTTTTAGAAAACTGTGGTCTCGCCCTCTTTGATGGTCTATATGCCGCTTGTCGTTGACCAATGGCTTGCTCAATTAATCATTAATTACCTTGATTTTCTCTCTCTATGGAAACACTTAAAACTTTAGAAACTGAGACCCGCCCCTATTCCCTCAAGCAATTAATGTATTACTTTTTGAAGTTAGGGACATTCGGTTTTGGTGGCCCCATTGCCTTAGTTGGCTATATGCACCGGGATCTAGTAGAAGAGAAACAATCTATTTCCGAAGCAAACTATCAGGAAGGATTAACTTTGGCCCAGGTCGCGCCTGGCCCCCTCGCCGCTCAATTAGGCTTTTACATGGGCTATGTTGATTACGGTATTCTAGGTTCTGCTTTAGTGGGACTTACTTTTGTTTTACCGTCATTTTTAATGGTGGTGATTTTAGGTTAGTTATACACCCTTTATGGTAGCTTGAGTTGGATGCAGGCGGTCTTTTATGGGGTGGGAGCGTCAGTCATCGGCATTATTGCCATTAGTGCCTATAAATTAACCAAAAAAACGGTGGGGAAAGACTGGCTACTCTGGGTCATCTATGGGGTCAATGCCGTAGTGACTATTATTACTAAATCGGAGAAAGTAGAACTCATTTTAGGTGCAGGCTTCTTAGTTTGGTTGATACAATCACCTCCAAAAAACTGGTTTAAGTCCAATAAAATGAATAGTTTTGCTGGCCTTTATATCTTGCCATTCTTAAACACGACTTCCGCCATCAATCCTGGATTACTAGGACAAATTTTTATCTTCTTTGCCACAGCCGGTTCTTTCGTTTTTGGTAGCGGTTTAGCAATTATTCCTTTTTTGTATGGTGGAGTCGTTAAGGATTTTCAATGGCTATACTTTAGACGTTCATAATCTGAGATTTATTAAAATTCTGAAATCGTAGAGTCAGCAAGGAATCCAGTTCTTTTTTATGTTTCAGATGGGCATCATTCAGACATTCATAAATAGCTGAAGAAAAGTCAGAAAAGTTTTCATAATATTTACCATATAAACCAGAAACGTTGAATCTCGTAACAAAACTTTACATTTAAGAACATAACAACCCCAAAACGCCATTTTTCAAATTGAATAGACAATTTTCCTAAACCAGTGTACATAGCTGATATGTTGACACATAAAACTCTGTAAATAGCGTAGTTTATCTAATAAGCTTTTTCCAAAATCTTCCGCAATATCAATTAATTGCAAAATTAGGTAGGCGATAATACAGCTATAGATTTGTATCCGAATTCCATTTTCATTTTTGGTGATGAGATTGTCGAGTTTCAGGTGCATTTTCAAGAACTTCCATAGGAGTTCTATCTGCCATCTTTGTCGATACATTTCCCCGATTTCTTCATTACTTACCGCTCCTTTCCCTTCTAAAGGTAAATCCGTTGCTATCCGAAATTCAGTCCGACTTTCTAGGTCACAGAAAGCTACTACTCTTACCTCTACTTGCCTTTTTCCTTTTCCCAGTTTACACCGTCCATTTTCCAGCATTTCTAGAGTCATATTATTTTTAACTCTTAGAATAAAGTGTTTGTCTTTTTCTTCTAATAATTTTAGAATTCTCAGACGAGAAGCAAACCCTCGAGCCATCGCCCCCACTCCATTTACGGGGATCGCTGCTACCGTTTTCTCTCCTTATGAGCGAGTCATGACCTTGCCCGAAATGGCTCACGATTCCCTCTACGGTTGTCGTGATACTATTAAGACCCGAAAACAGCTGGACTTGATGCCATCCTTCCTCCCACAATAATTTACTCGTTAAGGTGATTATTGTTGAGTCAATGGGAAACATCGCTCGTGCGTCCGCCTTTCCTTTTTTGGCGATTAATCGTTTCGTTAACTCTTCGATTATTTTCTCGAATGGTTCACTTTCTCGGATTTTACTGGCTTTAGAAAATGTGGAGAGATTAAGGTTGATTCCTTGAAGAGTCATCCGCGTACATAAATCTCTCATACTGACGAGGCTTTTATCTAGAGCGAAACCTATCCAACTGGACACGAAGGTAAATGTACTAATCGCCCTCGTAGTCATTTTTGGGCAGTGGATTGAGAAGATCTTTTATGAGTTTTGAAAAATTTGTCATCAGGGCAAACTCACTATTGTGAGGGTAATAAGTTGTCTAGATTCTATCTATAATAGCATTTTTTGTCTCGCTTTTCTCAACGTTCAACACTTCTGCATTCAGACATTCATAAATAGCTGAAGAAAAGTCAGAAAAGTTCTCATAATATTTACCATATAAACATTTCTGTTTTGACAAATTTCCACAGCCTTTCAATTAAATTTAGATTAGGCGAATAAGACTGGCTTGTGGCTTCATCAGCTTCATCCAATTCCGCTCAAGAAACACGGTCGTCGTGCTAAGAGTCTTTTTCGCTTAGGTTTTAACCATCTTCGTCATCTGATTCTTAACCCTTCTTTGCCCAATTATCGCGATTTTCTTCATTCCCTACAATTTTTGTCCTGTACTTAGCCTTAAATAGGTTGCCTAACGGCTGAACGCATCGGCGGCAAACAAACTCGGCAATACCACTGCGACTCTCGACCGTCCGCTGCCGTGACGTGTTAGCTTGAGATCGCTAACATTAAGTGCCAATGAACTCTAAGGAAAGTTTTGTAGCATCTTATTTACATTAGACCTGGTGGAGCAAGCAGGATAGTCCGGTAAGCAATTGAAACAGTAATTCCATTAGCAAATACTAGACACCCAAAAGTTTTTGCTGTCCATCTGATCTTAAATATCCAAATTAGGCTCATCATCTCAATGGCTGCATTCAGCAGCGCAGCCAGAATGCAACTCACTATCCAAGTAACTGGATTGAATGTCCCCCAGTGAAATAGTGGATGGATCGTTATAGTTGCAATCAACTCCCAAGCAATGCCAGATAAAGGGATGCCAATAATACCTACGGCTGTAGAAATAAGGTTCATCACAAGAGTCATCAACCCTACTTTCCATATTTTTTCTTGAGTCAGCCATATTAAGCAGAGAAACTCGATCAGGAGACTAATTCCAACAATCCACCATGTGTTTATACGTTCAACCAGATACAAAGATGGCCAAATGACGTTTGCGAGAATCATCATTTCTATAGTTAACAGCTTGGCTCAATATTAATAATTATGCTTATAGCGTAATTCTTGGCCAAAAATTCATAGATGACCTCGAAGCACTGTCCCCACCAAAAGTATAGCAGCAAGCTAACTATATAATATACGGAAACGTGCGAAACGTTTAGGCATGAAACAAGGCTGAAATGCCCGAAATAACCGCCTAGTAAGGTCTTCAGTCCCCTGACTGAATCTAATAGGTCAACCTCGACCAACCTTATAACTGTTTATATGTCCCAACGTTTAGTATCACCCGATACCAAACTAGGCAAGGGAACTCAAGGTCAATACACTTTGTAACAATTATTTACAATTGCTACAAAGGTGAGAGTAACGGCGATAGCCACCCCCAGATTCAGAAGTCACGACTCTGAGACTGAAGCGGGGAACGGAAGGCTCCTAGATGTAACCTAACATCCGAACCGAGACCACTGCCAACCATCCATGATTAGGCGTGAGCCAAATGTCTGACCTGAACCATCGTAAATATTAAGCAGTGAAACAGGTTGACACACTGCGTTCAAAAGAATAAGGGGAATAGTAAGGAACTCTTACAATCACTTACACAGACCTTTAAAAGTACCCCGATGGAGAGGACAAATCTAAAGATGGAACGCCCATATAAACGGAACGTGATAAATCCTTTTAGGCTCTGAGTATCGGTCGAAATACTCAGTAGTGACAAGTGTAAGCGCAAGCCTTTAAGGGTGTGAGATGTAACCAAAAGCCAACGCCTGACAGTAATAGTCAGGATATGCTAACAGCAGCAATTCTCATTTTGAAAACAAAAGAAGATAAAGTTCTCTATGTGAACAAGAGAACTTCTGTCTAATTATCATTTTTTTTCAAGATAATCATCATAATTAGCTTCAAGAGACAGTTTTAAAATATCTGCCCATAAAAAACTTATCTCAACTCATAAATTTAGCTGAAATTCTGACCTAATTTGTGGTTTTTTCAATGAATAAAATAATCTTTCCTTCTCTCGAAAAATTGACATTTTTAACTAGAATTTATTTTTTTGAGCGGGACATATTCGGTAAGAATAAACAAGAAAAACTCTGACCAATTCTTAAACCAAAAATATTTTAATAAAGTACGAATATCATTAAAAAAACTGGTGCGAGTAACTAATAACTCACGAATCTTTTGATAAGTATGATTAACTAAATCTAAAACGGTATGAAATAAAAAAGCTAGTAAATTTAAAGACAACAAGAACTCGCATAAATGACTTTGACCATGACCAAAATTATGTTCTAAATTATAACCGTGATTTTTAAGAACGTTATTTCCTTCATTCTCAACTTTCCATCTGCTGCGTCCAGCTTTGACAATTTTTTCAACATTATTTTCAGTAATTTGATGATTGGTAATCCAATTATTTTGATAGATAATTTTCTGTGTTTTTTCATTAATGACCGTGACTTCACACCAATTAACTTCGAGACTTGACTCGACCTCTCTCAGAGGAACTTTAGAAACATAACGATAACGATAAATGAGATTCTTTCGTCCATCCCATTGTTTCTTTTCTACGGTTTTAACTTCTCCACTTTTTTCTAAAAATTCTAGCCATTCATATAAGGTTTTATGAGAAGTTTCAAGACAAACAAAAATAAAATTATAACCTTGTTTTAGAGCTAACTCACAGATAGGTTGGCGAGAGTATAAGTCATCTCCTAACAGGGTTACAGGATAACCATACTTCTTTTGATGATTCTTATCTAACCATCTTTTAACAGCCGCATTTTCACAATCTTGTTTTTGCTGCCCATCTTGTTTTTTAATAAATTCTGGTTCTAAATTAATCACTTGTTTTTGCTCAGGAGAAACCACAATTGGCGTGACGCAACCATGAAAATAAGTTGTCGTTCCATTACGATGATTGCGGCAATTACAATGGGGACAACTAATTTTCTTTGAAGAAAAATATTCCGTACCATCTAAAGCTATTAAAATTTCCTCATCTAAGTAGAAAATTTTTTTAATAACTCCCGGTTTTTTTAACCATTGATAGACTTGTTGAAAAGAGCCAAATATTGTGGCAGCTGGGATAGGATCTAACAGGTTTCTGATTTGATGATCACAAGGTATTTTTTTGATACCAAATAAACTTGAAGCATTATCTTTTCCCTTACTACTTTTCATCAAACGTTGATGCTCTAAAAAAGAAGGTGACTGAGTAAAAAAAACCGAAAAAGCCGCCTTAACTGCATCTTCTACCTGATATTTGGTATTGTTTCCTGGTTTTCTGTCATCGGGTAAGTCATGGAATTCTTGAACTAAAAATTGTATTAATTCAGGAATTTCTAAAGTCACAGCCTTTTTCGTCATCGCAGAACAGTTTGATTAATTAATATTTCCAACTTAATAATTTTACCTCAACAGACAACAATCATCAATTTTTATTTGGTTCTCTTTCTGATGTAGAGAACTTTTGTTCTAGATTTCTCCCATCTTTCAAATATTTTGAGTATAAATACTCTATATACTCACTTCTCTGCGATGCAGTCGCACTCGCGGGAGCGCATTTTGTAGCTTGCTTAAAGCTTTGTTTCTGTCTGTATCACTTGTTACTTTTTAAAATGAGAATTGCTGTGCTAACAGGTTAGGGTTTGTCTGTAAGGATAGAGTCTAGTAGGAGTCTATAGGACGAAAGCGAGAGAAGGTAAAGGATTCGGGAAACCGAAAACCACTAAGACTACGAATGTATGGAAGGCTATCCACTGGGCGAAAATCCAAAGATATGTTTTCAAGCTCCAAAAGAGAATATACCAAGCGGCTAAATCGGGACAGGATGCAAAGGTTAGAAAGTTGCAACGTCTATTAGTGAAATCATACTACGCTCGTCTATTAGCAGTACGCAAAGTAACCCAAGATAATCAAGGAAAGAAAACAGCAGGAGTCGATGGAGTGATAGCAGTATCCCCAGAACAAAGGCTAAATCTAACCGAAGAAATCAAGGGAACACTGAAAGCAAAACCGTTAAGAAGGGTGTGGATTCCTAAACCCGGTAGGGATGAAAAACGTCCACTAGGAATACCAACCACCAAAGATAGAGCTAGACAAGCGTTGGTTAAGTTGGCGCTTGAACCAGAATGGGAGTCAAAAATGGAAGGAACCAGCTATGGTTTCCGACCCGGAAGGTCTGCCCATGACGCAATATCAAGGATATACACCACCATTAATACAGGTAGCTACTTTGTATTAGATGCCGATATTGCCAAGTGTTTTGACCGAATTAATCACGACTTTTTACTGTCTAAAATTCACTGTCCAAGTTCCCTGAAAAGAGACATTAAACAATGGCTCAAAGCAGGAGTATTGGATAACGGCGCATTTGAAGAAACAGATACAGGGACACCCCAAGGAGGGGTAATAAGTCCACTACTAGCCAACATCGCACTGGATGGAATGGCAAGATTGACCGAAACACAATTCCCTAAAAGGAAGAATAGAAATCAAGCTGTTCTAATAAGATACGCCGATGATTTTGTAGTGATTTCACCATCACTAGAAATTATTGAACAGTGCCAAACTGCCATTTCCGAATGGTTAAAACCGATAGGATTAGAACTCAAACCAGAAAAAACCAGAGTGTGTCACACACTTAACCCCATTGAGTACAAGGGGAAAATAGAAGAACCCGGTTTTGATTTCTTAGGATTCAATATCAGACAATACCCAGCCGGAAAATACAAAGCAGGTAAAATAACGAAAGGAATACCTAAAACATTCCTAACCCACATTAAACCTAGCCAAAAAGCAGTTAAAGCCCACACAGAAGCGATTAAAGGTGTAATCAAGAAATACAAAACAACACCTCAATCAGCCCTGATTAGTCACTTAAACCCAATCATTAGAGGTTGGGCTAACTACTACTCAGGAGTAGTATCTATGGATACCTTCAATAAACTAGATTACACAATCTGGTTAATGTTAAGGGCATGGACAGTATCAAGATGCGGTAAAGCGAACTACAAAAAGCTGAGTAATTATTTTAGACCGGGAACAGTCAAACTCAGCGATGGGAAAGAAAGACACGAATCCTGGTTATTTCAAACCAAAGACGGGTTTCAATTATGGAAGCATAACTGGACTCCAATTGTCAGACATACCTTAGTACGCACCGACGCTTCACCTTACGACGGAAATTGGACTTACTGGGCGACCAGAAGAGGACAAGCAATCGACACACCTACAAGAGTAGCCAAACTACTTAAGAAGCAACAAGGCAAGTGTAGCCGATGTGGACAATACTTTACCCCCTCAGATTTAATTGAAGTTGACCACATTCACCCTATCAGCTTAGGCGGAAAGGATGAATACAAAAACCTTCAATTACTACACCGCCACTGTCACGATGATAAATCGGCAACTGATGGAAGCCTTAAATCATCTACATTAACATCATCAGAAGTTAGTGTAGATAATACAAGGTCAACCAAAAGAAGTCAAGTTGTATCCTTAACAAGGGAACAGTTAAACTAGGAGCCGTGTGAGGTGAAAGTCTCATGCACGGTTCTGAATGGGAGGGGAGGTCGGTGACGACCTTCTCGACCCCTAATTTTCCTTATATTACGCTAAATACGCACTTTTTCAAGAATCTTTCCGTATATTACAATCAAATGGAATGATCGCAGGAAGGTTTTCGTATATCACGCCCAAAAGCGTGTTAGCCAGATTAGCGTACTGTAAACAGCACTAATTGTTGTCTTTTTTTAGGGGTGATCGGCAACATTACTGTCAATTTACCCCTAGTTTTCTCTCTTGGCTTAGTCTGTAACCAATCTTTACAAAGCTGTAACTTGATCCCAGGGAATAAGTTAATCTAGCATTAGGCGATCGCTCCTCAGCAATTGAGAAAGTTTTCACAACGTCCAACGGTAGCAAGCAATTATTGTCCAGATCAGCGATCGCTGAATAATTGCCTCACGATTAGCATTGACGTTACCCCATCAAACCGACTCTATAGAGGCAGTGGGATTGATTTAGCGATCACTATCGAATATCCAAGAAAAAAAACACCTCACCTTAAGGGTGGTGAAGACGGGATCAATAATCAAAGCGGCTAGGCAATATACCATTAAAGAATCATCTCCCCGCAGTAAACACCATGCCAGTTAAAGGCCAAGCCAAGACAATAGGAATGCTAATTCCCACCCTTTTACAGGGGGATGTAGAGGGGTGGAAAAATACGGGCTGGGCCGGCGTTACCTCAACCACGGAGGAACTGCTCCGCTACTGGTTTGAAGAGGAACGGGAAGGTGCTAACTTTCACCCCTGCCAGCAACAGGCGATCGAAACGATCATCTACTGTCACGAAATTCTCGGCATCCAAAACCCCTACCAACTCTATCAAGAGTTCGCACCTGGACATCCCCGTGTGGCAGAAGCGGCACGATCAAAGACTTTACAGGATGAACTCGCTCCTATTACCTTCCCTAAATACTGTCTCAAAATGGCGACGGGAAGCGGTAAGACTTGGGTGCTTAATGCCCTGCTAGTGTGGCACTATTTCAACGCGCTCAACGATGAACGTCCCGGATTATTTACCCATCGCTTTCTCATCGTCACGCCGGGCAAAGAAGTCCAGAAAAGAATCCTAGATGCTGTCAAATTGGGCGGCGAAGCTGACATCAATAAACCCCTATTCATGCCCCCCGGTGTGCGCTGGCGCGATCGCTTCTATTTTGAGCTTTATGAACCGAGCGACTTCCGAGAAAACCTCACTCTCACCGATGACTCGTTTGTAGTGGTGACGAACTGGCAGCAGTTTCGCTTCGCTAAGGATGACCCGTCTCTCTGGGAAGATTTATTAGGGGAACGAGAAGAAACTCCCAAAGCGGAAATCATCGCCGACCTGCTCACCAAATATCCCGATATTTGTATCCTCAACGATGAAGCCCACCACGTCCATGCTGCCAAACGCCCCAATAAAGAGACGGGCAAAGATGAAGAGTTGATCTGGCGGCGATTCATGACATTTCTCCATCAACAACAGTCAGAACGCCATGCAGATAAGGATTATCGGGTATTTCAGCAGATAGATTTCAGTGCTACTCCCTTTTTCGGCAGCGGCGAGAATAAAGACTATTTTCCCCATATCGTCTATGACTATAACCTTGCCCAAGCTAGTGCCGATATGCTGGTTAAACAATTGTTCCTAGAACAGCGCCAGGGATATAATACCATTTTTCAAAAGTAATGACAGAGATGGTTATGCCTGGTGCATCTCAATTTTGTCGAAATATCCAGATGACATTTTGGGCGCACGCGGTGCGCCCCTACCATTGGCGAAATAATATTATTGTAGGGGCGAATTGCATTCGCCCTCTTTAGATCTCTTGCAAAAGTAATCAAGATATATCCTTTTGTCGGTAACGAAGTTCGTAATTGTAGATACCAGCAATCAAATTCAATCTCAGACCAAATCGCCGTCTGCGATTTCTGTATCTTGATGAAAGTATCCGAAATATTTTGAGACGACGATGAATATGTTCTATAACTATGCGCCGTTGTGATAACTGACGATTGGCTTTTTTTGGCTCTTTACTTAGTTTTTTTTTCTTTTTTTTATGAGGAATTTGACTGTTTTGATGGATTTTCTGAATTCCTTGATAGCCTTTATCCCCTAATATTTCTATTTCCTTATTTAACCTTATTTTGCTCTCTTTCCACAGTCGAAAATCATGGACTCTTCCTTTCTCACAACGGACACAGATTACCTGCTCGCTTTTTTGATCGGCAACGACTTGCGACTTTAATGTGTGGTATCCCTGCTTGCCACTATAGTATGATTTCTGTTTTTTTTTGGGTCTTTCTATCTCCTGTTCTGACACATCCACCACTATTATTTATATTTCACTATTACTTTCTAATAGGGCTTTTTTTCCGGGTAGATTAAACAGACCTGATTTGATGAGAATATTCTCTACTTTCCTAACAATTCTATACGCCGTTGATTCGTTAACACCCCAACTATTTCCCCGATGAAAATAGGTGCGATATTCTCGCCAATATTCTAATGTTATTAGTAGTTGGTCTTCCGTACTCAATTTGCTAGGCCTACCTGTCTTTTTTTGCCAAACTTTTTCTGCCTTTAGGACTGTTACCATATCCTTAAATGTATCTGGATACACGCCACACAAGCGTTTGAACTCTGTTGGCTTTAAAGTTTTTACTTGTTCGTAAGTCATCTTTCAATCTTAACTCTTGGACTATTTTATCCTATTTTGTCTAGACTTATGCAAGAGATCTTTTGAACAACTTCTGCTGCTCACCTTAAGTGAGAGAAAATCACCAATAGGATACCATTTTTCTTTATTCGCGTCACAACGAATGCAGGCTTGGCAAGCATTCGAGCGTGGATGTCTGTCATGGATTTAGAAATTTGGTATTAGATTTGGGTTAAGTCGCAGAAAAAATAACCGAACTTAAACTTAAGTTCGGCTAGATTTAATTTAACTACTGGACAAAACTAACTTTCTGTCGCCGTTGCCGTGGTGGGAGGCAACTTAATATTAGTAGCTAATCCCAGAATTTGCAGCAGACGAATGGTCATCCAAGTCAGATCAACCTCCCACCATTGTAGGCCATGACGGGCCGAATACTGATAGGCATGGTGATTATTGTGCCAACCTTCACCGAAAGTTAAGAGAGCAACCCACCAACAATTTTTAGAATTAT
Encoded here:
- a CDS encoding DEAD/DEAH box helicase family protein; this encodes MPVKGQAKTIGMLIPTLLQGDVEGWKNTGWAGVTSTTEELLRYWFEEEREGANFHPCQQQAIETIIYCHEILGIQNPYQLYQEFAPGHPRVAEAARSKTLQDELAPITFPKYCLKMATGSGKTWVLNALLVWHYFNALNDERPGLFTHRFLIVTPGKEVQKRILDAVKLGGEADINKPLFMPPGVRWRDRFYFELYEPSDFRENLTLTDDSFVVVTNWQQFRFAKDDPSLWEDLLGEREETPKAEIIADLLTKYPDICILNDEAHHVHAAKRPNKETGKDEELIWRRFMTFLHQQQSERHADKDYRVFQQIDFSATPFFGSGENKDYFPHIVYDYNLAQASADMLVKQLFLEQRQGYNTIFQK
- the ltrA gene encoding group II intron reverse transcriptase/maturase translates to MHWAKIQRYVFKLQKRIYQAAKSGQDAKVRKLQRLLVKSYYARLLAVRKVTQDNQGKKTAGVDGVIAVSPEQRLNLTEEIKGTLKAKPLRRVWIPKPGRDEKRPLGIPTTKDRARQALVKLALEPEWESKMEGTSYGFRPGRSAHDAISRIYTTINTGSYFVLDADIAKCFDRINHDFLLSKIHCPSSLKRDIKQWLKAGVLDNGAFEETDTGTPQGGVISPLLANIALDGMARLTETQFPKRKNRNQAVLIRYADDFVVISPSLEIIEQCQTAISEWLKPIGLELKPEKTRVCHTLNPIEYKGKIEEPGFDFLGFNIRQYPAGKYKAGKITKGIPKTFLTHIKPSQKAVKAHTEAIKGVIKKYKTTPQSALISHLNPIIRGWANYYSGVVSMDTFNKLDYTIWLMLRAWTVSRCGKANYKKLSNYFRPGTVKLSDGKERHESWLFQTKDGFQLWKHNWTPIVRHTLVRTDASPYDGNWTYWATRRGQAIDTPTRVAKLLKKQQGKCSRCGQYFTPSDLIEVDHIHPISLGGKDEYKNLQLLHRHCHDDKSATDGSLKSSTLTSSEVSVDNTRSTKRSQVVSLTREQLN
- a CDS encoding chromate transporter, yielding METLKTLETETRPYSLKQLMYYFLKLGTFGFGGPIALVGYMHRDLVEEKQSISEANYQEGLTLAQVAPGPLAAQLGFYMGYVDYGILGSALVGLTFVLPSFLMVVILG
- a CDS encoding chromate resistance protein ChrB domain-containing protein; translated protein: MNWLVFTYSLSSQSSSSPRVTLWRRLRRLGAIPLSGVQVLPDHINCLESLQWLAQEVREAKGEAVIMQVEQFDGISQESLINKFREIRREDYAELARKISELENNISVKDLNQDYSSIRETLEKLYKQYGEIQGIDFFDCPEQEQVSLRLKQVSQTLLSSSPMVSITPQDINTYRNVQWVTRPQPHVDRLACVWLIRRFINSEATIKYSKKAKVDEIPFDMNVGYFQHQGNLCTFEVMVKSFGITEDTGLQKLGEIVHEIDLRDGLYLHPQIPGIDTLLRGWLLAGWTDTVLENCGLALFDGLYAACR